In Leptospiraceae bacterium, one DNA window encodes the following:
- a CDS encoding AAA family ATPase: MKIEKVIIHNIRSIKDATIILNSFSLLVGENNAGKTNVITALRLFYEESGLKFSKERDFPKFTTDDNESWIDIEYSLTDDEATTLKDEYKITPNSFKVRRFFLTENKDLIGNIYGYENNTLSSTSFYGWKNVSSAKLGTVIYIPEMSKTSDNMKLSGPSPLREITNFVFKKAVLTSTAYSELGKALESFNDEFKQESTTDDFSLNGLVNDINNQISNWEISFGFKIGSLKPEDIVKNLLNHYITDSNLGHNQVDIDNLGQGLQRHIIYTLIRLASKYVDKKEPKKKEFSPDFNLILFEEPEAFLHPTQQELLNLSLKEISIDSQVLITTHSTTFVSKNISDLPSIIKIAKKAGVSENRQLTKMQIDELVADNTGLYSHFSALLIDDKTSPEIKKAIKDHNLGHSTPDMDRKLKEEAFRYSLWLDSERSNLFFSKHVILCEGATEKALFDYLLDTKWIDLKKRQIYIFDSLGKFNIHKFMNLLGSLGIRHSVLYDGDADKAYQQIVNDYITQKITPFTIKIDSFDVDLENYLGVTLPNRNDQKPVNVLLALNEGKITESKLSELKTKFESLIQE, encoded by the coding sequence ATGAAAATCGAAAAAGTAATAATTCACAATATCAGATCGATTAAAGATGCGACTATAATATTAAATTCATTTTCTCTTCTTGTAGGTGAGAATAATGCCGGAAAAACAAATGTCATTACTGCTTTAAGACTTTTTTATGAAGAAAGCGGATTGAAATTTTCAAAGGAAAGAGATTTTCCAAAATTTACCACGGACGATAATGAATCATGGATCGATATTGAATATTCATTAACTGACGATGAAGCAACTACTTTAAAGGACGAGTATAAGATCACTCCAAACTCCTTTAAGGTTAGAAGGTTTTTTTTAACAGAAAACAAAGACTTGATTGGAAATATTTATGGTTATGAAAATAATACTTTATCCAGCACCAGTTTTTATGGCTGGAAAAATGTATCCTCAGCGAAATTGGGGACAGTAATCTATATACCTGAAATGAGCAAAACATCTGATAATATGAAATTGTCAGGCCCTTCTCCATTACGAGAAATAACAAATTTTGTATTTAAAAAGGCTGTATTAACCAGCACCGCTTACTCTGAGCTTGGAAAAGCTTTGGAGTCATTCAATGATGAATTTAAGCAGGAATCAACCACAGATGATTTTTCACTCAATGGCTTGGTAAATGATATCAATAATCAAATTTCAAATTGGGAAATATCATTCGGATTTAAAATAGGTTCATTGAAGCCGGAAGATATTGTAAAAAATCTTCTGAATCATTATATCACTGACAGTAATCTTGGTCATAATCAAGTAGATATTGATAACTTAGGACAAGGTCTTCAACGGCACATTATCTACACTTTAATCAGACTTGCTTCAAAATATGTTGATAAAAAGGAACCGAAGAAAAAAGAGTTTTCACCTGACTTTAATCTGATTCTTTTTGAAGAACCAGAAGCATTTCTGCACCCAACACAGCAGGAATTACTCAATTTAAGTTTGAAAGAGATTTCAATAGATAGTCAGGTACTTATAACTACGCATTCAACTACGTTTGTAAGTAAAAACATTTCTGACTTGCCATCCATAATTAAAATTGCTAAAAAAGCAGGTGTATCTGAAAACCGTCAATTAACAAAGATGCAAATTGATGAACTGGTAGCAGATAATACCGGTTTGTATTCCCATTTTTCAGCTTTGTTGATTGATGATAAAACATCACCAGAAATTAAAAAAGCAATAAAAGATCATAATCTTGGTCATTCAACACCGGATATGGATAGAAAACTTAAAGAGGAGGCCTTTCGTTATTCTCTATGGCTTGATTCCGAACGATCAAATTTGTTTTTCTCAAAGCATGTAATTTTATGCGAGGGTGCGACCGAAAAGGCTCTTTTTGACTATCTCCTGGATACAAAGTGGATTGATCTGAAAAAGCGGCAAATTTACATTTTTGATTCACTTGGAAAGTTCAATATTCATAAATTCATGAACCTTCTTGGAAGTCTTGGAATTCGTCATTCGGTTTTGTATGATGGAGATGCAGACAAAGCTTATCAGCAGATAGTGAATGACTATATTACACAAAAAATAACACCATTTACTATTAAAATTGACTCTTTTGATGTTGATTTAGAGAATTACCTGGGAGTTACATTGCCAAATAGAAATGACCAGAAACCCGTCAACGTTCTATTGGCATTAAATGAAGGTAAAATCACCGAAAGTAAGCTGTCTGAGCTTAAAACTAAATTTGAATCTTTAATACAGGAGTAA
- a CDS encoding IS256 family transposase, whose translation MNSKKVKKTNVKESRQKEFNEILSLYDFIAPRKELKELYEQGVNEFVNGIALLAIKAMIDAEIESKCGKPYERSTSHACYRHGKQKTGYVIVNGQKIQLEKPRIVKRGGSKKEEPLEMYNNFQRNSIIEASVMAKMLHGVSTRNYRAVAEAIQDSYGIEKSSVSRHFVKASARALKEFDERPIDGYYPIIFIDGYEIGGDMMIIALGVNENGVKKALSMRQGGTENAGIINSMFDDMENRGLQKERPVLFVIDGAKAIYSAITKRFDNCFIQRCREHKKRNIIDHAPEKMKVEVERRLNAAYAEQDYEKALALLNSFAKWADNINPDMGRSVREGMEETLTVLKLGVSPYLYKTVYSTNPIESLNSSLERFAHRVKKWGKGDMKKRWLASAILQSEERMHRVKGFVGISYLVKNMEKILEDQKLKIDSKAG comes from the coding sequence AAAGAATTCAATGAGATTTTATCTCTCTATGACTTCATTGCTCCGAGAAAAGAATTGAAGGAGCTTTACGAACAGGGAGTCAATGAATTTGTAAACGGTATAGCCCTGCTGGCGATCAAGGCAATGATAGATGCCGAAATAGAGAGCAAATGCGGCAAACCTTATGAGCGCTCGACATCCCACGCCTGTTATCGTCATGGCAAACAGAAGACTGGTTATGTTATTGTAAACGGACAAAAGATACAACTGGAAAAGCCGAGGATCGTAAAACGGGGAGGCTCGAAGAAAGAGGAGCCCCTTGAAATGTATAATAATTTTCAGAGAAATAGCATAATTGAGGCCAGTGTAATGGCGAAAATGCTGCATGGTGTATCTACCCGCAACTACAGAGCAGTCGCTGAAGCAATTCAGGATTCATATGGGATAGAAAAATCAAGCGTAAGCCGTCACTTTGTCAAGGCAAGCGCCCGGGCTCTCAAAGAGTTTGATGAGCGTCCAATTGACGGGTACTATCCTATAATTTTCATTGATGGATATGAAATTGGTGGGGACATGATGATTATTGCGTTGGGAGTCAATGAAAATGGCGTAAAAAAGGCCCTTTCGATGCGCCAGGGAGGAACAGAGAATGCCGGTATTATCAATTCCATGTTTGATGACATGGAAAACCGGGGATTGCAAAAGGAACGGCCTGTGCTGTTTGTGATTGACGGAGCGAAGGCCATTTATTCAGCCATAACAAAACGCTTCGATAATTGTTTTATTCAGCGATGCCGGGAGCATAAGAAACGCAACATCATAGATCATGCACCGGAAAAAATGAAAGTTGAAGTTGAACGCAGACTTAATGCGGCATATGCAGAACAAGACTATGAGAAAGCCCTTGCCCTGTTAAATTCATTTGCGAAATGGGCTGACAATATTAATCCTGACATGGGACGTAGTGTCCGCGAAGGCATGGAGGAAACTCTGACAGTTTTAAAACTTGGAGTTTCCCCCTATCTTTATAAGACAGTATACTCTACTAACCCGATAGAAAGCCTTAATAGCTCTCTTGAACGATTTGCTCACAGGGTTAAAAAATGGGGCAAGGGTGACATGAAGAAGAGATGGCTTGCTTCGGCAATACTGCAGAGTGAAGAGCGCATGCACCGTGTTAAAGGGTTCGTAGGGATAAGCTATCTTGTAAAGAACATGGAAAAAATACTTGAAGATCAAAAATTAAAAATTGACAGCAAGGCTGGTTAA